The Acetomicrobium flavidum genome window below encodes:
- a CDS encoding cobalamin B12-binding domain-containing protein, translating into MEDKKIRVIVAKPGLDGHDRGAKVVARALRDAGMEVIYTGLRQTPEQIVATAIQEDADAIGLSILSGAHEHYFREVIRLLKERGADDIIVFGGGVIPDDDVPILKEMGVKAVFGPGTPTSEIIEWLQSAVQERRSRERV; encoded by the coding sequence ATGGAAGACAAAAAGATACGCGTAATAGTGGCAAAACCGGGACTTGACGGACACGACAGGGGAGCCAAGGTGGTGGCGAGGGCCCTAAGGGACGCAGGCATGGAGGTCATCTATACCGGTTTGCGACAGACCCCCGAGCAGATCGTCGCCACGGCCATACAGGAGGACGCAGATGCTATTGGCCTGAGCATACTGTCCGGAGCGCATGAACATTATTTTAGAGAAGTGATACGACTTCTTAAGGAAAGGGGAGCCGATGACATCATAGTCTTCGGCGGCGGCGTGATCCCCGATGACGATGTGCCCATTCTCAAGGAGATGGGGGTAAAGGCTGTCTTCGGACCGGGGACCCCGACGTCCGAGATAATAGAATGGCTTCAAAGTGCAGTCCAGGAAAGAAGATCCAGGGAACGCGTTTAG
- a CDS encoding acyl-CoA mutase large subunit family protein, which yields MFKEEELKKISETRLKYEEEVKKVTQKYPERKGTFSTCGGIPVERLYTPENIKDMDYLEDLNFPGEYPYTRGVQPTMYRGRFWTMRQYAGYASAEESNERYKYLLQQGQTGLSVAFDLPTQIGYDSDHPMAQGEVGKVGVAIDSLEDMETLFDGIPLDKVSTSMTINAPASILLAMYIAVGEKQNVPIDKLSGTIQNDILKEYIARGTYIFPPKPSMRLITDIFEFCSKHVPKWNTISISGYHIREAGSTAVQEVAFTLADGIAYVEAAVKKGLDPNVFGRRLSFFFNSHNDFLEEIAKFRAARRLWAKIMKERFDVTHPDAQKLRFHTQTAGSTLTAQQPENNIIRVTIQALAAVLGGTQSLHTNSFDEALALPSEDSVRIALRTQQIIAYESGVTNTIDPLAGSYYLEWLTDEIERRAQEYISKIDEMGGMLVAIERGYVQQQIQDSAYAYQRAIEKGEQIVVGVNKFQIEEEGKSRKILRVDPSVAEKQIARLKALKERRDNVKVGDVLEEIRKAARDESQNLMPKILEAVKAYATLGEICNVLREEFGEYKESIIL from the coding sequence ATGTTCAAGGAAGAGGAACTGAAAAAGATATCTGAAACTCGTCTTAAATACGAGGAAGAAGTAAAAAAGGTCACTCAAAAATACCCCGAGCGCAAGGGCACATTTTCCACCTGTGGCGGGATACCGGTAGAGAGGCTTTATACGCCGGAAAACATCAAAGACATGGATTACCTTGAGGATCTCAATTTTCCCGGAGAATATCCCTATACCAGAGGCGTTCAGCCCACGATGTACAGGGGTCGCTTTTGGACCATGCGCCAGTACGCCGGCTATGCTTCCGCCGAGGAGTCCAATGAGAGATATAAATATCTTCTGCAGCAGGGCCAGACGGGCCTTTCCGTGGCCTTCGACCTGCCGACGCAAATAGGATACGATTCTGACCACCCCATGGCACAGGGCGAGGTGGGCAAGGTGGGCGTGGCCATAGACAGCCTCGAGGACATGGAGACCCTGTTCGACGGCATACCCCTGGATAAGGTCTCTACGTCCATGACAATCAACGCGCCCGCTTCGATACTGCTTGCCATGTACATCGCCGTCGGCGAAAAACAGAACGTCCCCATCGATAAACTGTCGGGCACGATCCAAAACGATATCTTGAAAGAATACATAGCAAGGGGAACCTATATATTCCCGCCTAAGCCTTCCATGCGCCTGATCACCGATATCTTCGAGTTTTGCAGCAAACACGTGCCCAAGTGGAACACCATTTCCATCTCCGGATACCACATAAGGGAAGCAGGTTCGACGGCAGTTCAAGAAGTCGCCTTTACGCTTGCTGACGGAATAGCCTACGTCGAAGCTGCCGTCAAGAAGGGCTTGGATCCCAACGTCTTCGGACGAAGGCTATCCTTTTTCTTCAATTCCCACAACGACTTCCTGGAGGAGATAGCCAAATTCAGGGCCGCCAGGAGGCTTTGGGCCAAGATAATGAAGGAAAGGTTTGACGTGACTCACCCCGATGCGCAAAAGTTGCGTTTCCACACCCAGACGGCTGGCAGTACCCTCACCGCTCAGCAACCGGAAAACAACATAATACGAGTTACCATCCAGGCCTTGGCGGCCGTGTTGGGCGGAACGCAGTCGCTTCACACCAACAGCTTCGATGAAGCCCTGGCGTTGCCCTCGGAGGACAGCGTTCGCATAGCGCTAAGGACGCAGCAGATCATCGCCTACGAATCGGGCGTGACGAACACCATAGACCCCCTTGCGGGAAGCTATTACCTGGAGTGGCTCACTGACGAGATAGAAAGAAGGGCCCAGGAATACATAAGCAAGATCGACGAGATGGGCGGCATGCTGGTCGCCATCGAAAGAGGTTACGTGCAGCAGCAGATTCAGGATTCTGCCTATGCCTATCAGCGGGCTATTGAGAAGGGCGAACAGATCGTCGTCGGCGTCAACAAATTCCAGATCGAGGAAGAGGGCAAATCCCGCAAGATATTGAGGGTAGATCCTTCCGTGGCCGAAAAGCAGATCGCAAGGCTCAAGGCGCTCAAGGAGCGCAGGGATAACGTCAAAGTTGGCGATGTGCTTGAGGAGATCAGGAAGGCTGCCCGGGACGAATCGCAAAACCTCATGCCCAAGATATTGGAGGCCGTTAAGGCTTACGCCACCTTGGGCGAGATATGCAACGTACTGCGGGAAGAATTCGGAGAATATAAAGAAAGCATAATCCTCTAA